One stretch of Arachis duranensis cultivar V14167 chromosome 1, aradu.V14167.gnm2.J7QH, whole genome shotgun sequence DNA includes these proteins:
- the LOC107462429 gene encoding uncharacterized protein LOC107462429, whose protein sequence is MVMITAWITDLFACMGGCFGCCIKPTPIIAVDEPAKGLRIQGQTVRKPTITDGFWSSSTCDLDNSTIQSQRSISSVSTLNQILFQTSGTSTSGTNPEFVNQGVLLWNESRLQWIGSGRSKKQSQQDREPRLNWNATYESLLGTRQPFPKRIPLSEMVKFLVDVWEHEGMYD, encoded by the exons aTGGTGATGATTACTGCTTGGATCACTGACCTATTTGCTTGCATGGG TGGTTGTTTTGGATGCTGTATAAAGCCCACACCAATTATAGCTGTGGATGAACCAGCAAAGGGTTTAAGAATTCAGGGACAGACTGTAAGAAAACCAACCATAACTGATGGTTTCTGGAGCTCAAGCACATGTGATCTGGATAACAGCACTATTCAATCTCAAAGAAGTATCTCCTCTGTCAGTACattaaatcaaattctttttcaaaccaGTGGAACCTCTACCTCAGGCACCAATCCTGAATTCGTAAACCAAG GCGTTCTCCTCTGGAATGAAAGCAGGCTTCAGTGGATTGGAAGTGGCAGATCTAAGAAGCAAAGCCAACAAGATCGTGAACCCAGATTAAA TTGGAATGCGACTTATGAAAGTTTACTTGGGACCAGACAACCTTTCCCCAAGCGCATACCTCTGTCT GAAATGGTCAAATTCCTAGTGGATGTTTGGGAGCATGAAGGGATGTATGATTGA
- the LOC107462449 gene encoding probable inactive DNA (cytosine-5)-methyltransferase DRM3, with protein sequence MAGSSNRREGKNAMVPKPELLDFDVELQPPYATFSGNVGDNVASSSGSQLRSFFVGMGFQPSLVDKAIEENGDQNSDRLLEVLLSYSALQKSNSESSDSLESLFDDKDSPEISTVNQPKEELDEFGEFIDDKRSSLLMMNFSAEEVDFAISKLGDGASVPELVDFIFAAQIAKKLNRETVHIKRETIDITCDDTGGETSNERLFGIMEKTLQLLEMGFSENEVSSAVDRLGTEVPISELANYIFAEQSGIEYVMEYKYPFTSMYSMGIKEEQQWDGTAEVKTEFFGYEAPQSGPINFRGTFSDRGKRVKEEGIDEFANGASDMGYSDFMENDRSKRPKNEYEEDESSSFLDIYWMEERVDAQVARMTELHRSKPARTLSDIAAKSPFFLFGNVSNISYESWTKMSQFLYVEPEFVNTRFFSALNRIEGYLHNLPFEGRTHILPKPPLTIEETMPRTTKWWPSWDSRKQLSSICCETNGISRHCEWIGKILADSGGVPTPEQQEDIVRSCRILNLVWTGQYKLSPVEPDKLEFILGYPLDHTSAVCNLAERLELLKYCFQTDTLGYHLSVLKPLFPNGLTVLSIFSGIGGAEIALHRLGIKMKAVVSVETSEAKRKILERWWRVSGQKGNLVQMEEVQKLTSKTLQGLINKFGVFDLVIYQHPNSYASSRIDPTGRHPAFDFSLFVESVRLLHRVRGLCKRS encoded by the exons ATGGCAGGGAGTTCAAATAGAAGAGAGGGCAAAAACGCTATGGTTCCAAAACCTGAATTGCTGGATTTTGATGTTGAGCTGCAGCCACCTTATGCTACATTCTCTGGGAATGTTGGG GATAATGTTGCAAGTTCATCTGGAAGCCAACTGCGTTCATTTTTTGTTGGAATGGGATTCCAGCCATCCCTTGTTGATAAAGCCATTGAGGAGAATG GTGACCAAAATTCGGACAGGCTATTAGAGGTCCTCTTGAGCTATTCG GcacttcaaaaatcaaattcagAGTCTTCAGATTCTCTAGAGAGCTTATTTGATGATAAGGATTCTCCTGAAATTTCCACAGTCAATCAACCAAAAGAG GAGTTAGATGAATTTGGTGAATTTATTGATGACAAAAGAAGTTCCTTACTGATGATGAATTTCTCCGCAGAGGAGGTAGACTTTGCAATCAGTAAGCTTG GTGATGGAGCTTCAGTTCCGGAGCTGGTGGACTTCATCTTTGCTGCACAGATAGCTAAGAAGTTAAACAGAGAAACAGTTCATATAAAAAGGGAAACAATTGATATCACCTGCGATGACACAGGTGGTGAG ACTAGCAATGAACGACTATTTGGGATTATGGAAAAAACACTTCAATTGCTTGAAATGGGTTTCTCTGAGAATGAAGTATCCTCAGCGGTTGATAGATTAG GGACGGAGGTTCCAATTTCAGAGCTTGCAAACTATATTTTTGCAGAGCAAAGTGGGATCGAATATGTAATGGAATATAAG TATCCCTTTACTTCAATGTATTCTATGgggatcaaagaagagcaacAATGGGATGGTACAGCTGAAGTAAAAACGGAGTTTTTTGGATATGAAGCTCCACAGTCAGGGCCGATCAACTTTAGGGGAACTTTCAGTGACAGGGGTAAACGAGTGAAGGAAGAGGGTATTGATGAATTTGCAAATGGTGCTTCTGACATGGGATACTctgatttcatggagaatgatagaAGTAAAAGGCCCAAGAATGAATATGAGGAGGATGAGTCGAGCTCTTTTCTTGATAtttattggatggaagaaagggTTGATGCTCAGGTTGCTAGAATGACAGAACTTCACAGATCAAAACCAGCCAGGACTCTTAGCGATATTGCTGCGAAATCTCCATTTTTCTTATTTGGAAACGTCTCGAACATTTCTTACGAGTCATGGACAAAAATGTCTCAGTTTTTATATGTTGAACCTGAATTTGTGAATACTCGGTTCTTTTCAGCCTTAAATAGAATTGAAGGATACTTACACAATCTCCCATTTGAAGGCCGGACACACATCCTTCCGAAGCCACCTTTGACTATAGAAGAAACAATGCCACGGACAACGAAGTGGTGGCCATCTTGGGATTCAAGAAAGCAGTTGAGCAGCATCTGTTGTGAAACCAATGGAATATCTCGCCATTGTGAATGGATAGGAAAGATTCTAGCTGATTCTGGTGGAGTGCCCACACCTGAACAGCAAGAAGACATTGTTCGAAGCTGTCGCATATTGAATCTTGTGTGGACCGGTCAATACAAACTAAGCCCTGTAGAGCCTGACAAGTTGGAGTTTATCTTGGGCTACCCTTTGGATCACACTTCTGCCGTGTGTAACTTGGCTGAAAGACTAGAATTACTTAAATACTGCTTTCAAACAGACACATTGGGGTATCATCTCTCAGTGTTGAAACCACTGTTCCCTAATGGTTTGACAGTGTTATCAATTTTCAGTGGCATTGGTGGTGCTGAAATCGCACTTCACCGCCTTGGTATCAAGATGAAAGCGGTCGTCTCCGTTGAGACTTCTGAGGCAAAGAGAAAGATTCTTGAGAGATGGTGGCGAGTTTCGGGACAAAAAGGTAATCTGGTGCAGATGGAAGAAGTTCAAAAGCTGACTAGTAAAACACTTCAGGGTTTAATCAATAAATTTGGTGTGTTTGACCTGGTAATTTATCAGCACCCTAACTCTTACGCAAGTTCCAGGATTGATCCCACAGGGAGACACCcagcttttgatttttctttgtttgttgaaTCTGTTCGCCTTTTGCACCGTGTGAGAGGCTTGTGTAAAAGGAGTTAG
- the LOC107462438 gene encoding uncharacterized protein LOC107462438 isoform X1 — translation MEMHDVSENRSTDAYLIEGTGLNPQLTSPNFQQFEAMFSEGAPEFIVDQNLYYPSATNYGYYCTGFESPVEWEDHHRIFGVDGPEIQYMGAQNESFPYVYYTPSYGYAQSPYNPYNPYIPGAMMGVDGSFGGAQHYYSLPSYQNPVSSPGYIPFVVPPDNLPDSFVDPLIDTSASVSKPDGRGFKHKFNSVSGAFTKNSSKPLSNQASSLARVLEGPRANAGAKKDSNIGSVSGSGFLNMTPSPIHESASAKLRPKFHVGKVPSDVNSNSDVLGEQNRGPRISRSKHQLSVKAYTTKAGDGNTHGNIIIYTDQYNREDFPLEYENAKFFVIKSYSEDDVHKSIKYNVWSSTPHGNKKLESAYEDAKRIAAGKSGGCPIFLFFSVNASGQFCGVAEMVGSVDFNKDMDFWQQDKWSGSFPVKWHIIKDVPNGSFRHIILENNESKPVTNSRDTQEIMYKKGLEMLKIFKSHTLKTTLLDDFMYYENRQKIMQEEKAKLLIKSFQNPLLIPTMEPPRKLNFVVDVTQVNDEKNSKTDDKFDRLVSSVKETVQSSDVTSTKSTNEKAEKTTADKEDISSILKIGSVSITPKQGETKPSSIGVSDREPVDIVTVGSMQVKVNGFSESSSVLKVGSIPLDRKALQLDKGTA, via the exons ATGGAAATGCATGATGTTTCTGAAAATAGGAGCACAGATGCTTACTTG ATCGAAGGTACTGGTTTAAACCCACAGTTGACAAGCCCAAATTTTCAACAATTTGAAGCTATGTTTAGCGAAGGAGCCCCTGAGTTTATTGTTGATCAGAACTTGTATTACCCTTCTGCCACCAATTATGGGTATTACTGTACAG GATTTGAATCACCTGTGGAATGGGAGGACCACCATAGGATTTTTGGTGTAGATGGTCCCGAGATTCAGTACATG GGTGCACAAAACGAAAGTTTTCCATATGTATATTATACACCTAGCTATGGATATGCACAGTCTCCATACAATCCATACAACCCTTATATTCCTGGTGCTATGATGGGAGTTGATGGCTCATTCGGGGGAGCACAACATTATTACTCCCTTCCAAGTTATCAAAACCCTGTTTCCTCACCTGGTTATATTCCTTTTGTTGTTCCACCAGACAATTTACCTGATAGTTTTGTTGATCCATTGATCGATACCAGTGCCTCTGTCAGCAAACCTGATGGAAGAGGTTTTAAACATAAGTTCAATTCAGTTTCTGGTGCCTTTACTAAGAACTCTTCAAAACCATTATCAAATCAGGCAAGTTCCTTGGCCAGGGTATTAGAAGGGCCAAGGGCTAATGCTGGGGCAAAGAAAGATTCGAATATTGGAAGTGTTTCTGGCAGTGGTTTTCTCAACATGACTCCATCACCCATCCATGAG TCTGCTTCTGCCAAACTTCGTCCAAAGTTTCATGTTGGAAAAGTACCAAGTGACGTAAATAGTAACTCTGATGTATTGGGTGAGCAAAACCGAGGCCCTAGAATTAGTAGATCAAAACACCAGCTTTCTGTCAAAGCCTATACAACCAAGGCAGGAGACGGTAACACACATGGGAACATCATCATTTATACCGATCAATATAACAGAGAGGATTTCCCTCTTGAATATGAAAATGCAAAATTTTTTGTCATAAAATCTTATAGTGAGGATGATGTTCACAAAAGCATTAAATATAATGTTTGGTCTTCAACTCCTCATGGTAACAAGAAGCTGGAGAGTGCCTATGAAGATGCTAAGAGAATAGCTGCAGGAAAATCTGGAGGCTGCccaatctttcttttcttttct GTTAATGCGAGTGGGCAGTTTTGTGGGGTCGCTGAGATGGTAGGCTCAGTTGACTTCAATAAAGATATGGACTTTTGGCAACAGGATAAATGGAGTGGGAGCTTCCCTGTAAAGTGGCATATTATAAAAGATGTGCCAAATGGAAGTTTTAGGCACATTATACTAGAGAACAATGAAAGCAAGCCAGTAACTAATAGCAGAGACACACAGGAG ATAATGTATAAGAAAGGTTTGGAAATgctgaaaatatttaaaagtcaTACTTTGAAGACAACTTTGCTTGATGATTTTATGTACTATGAGAACCGTCAGAAGATAATGCAGGAAGAGAAGGCAAAGTTGCTAattaaaagttttcaaaatccatTATTGATACCGACAATGGAACCACCCCGGAAATTGAATTTTGTTGTAGATGTTACGCAAGTCAATGATGAGAAGAATTCAAAGACAGATGATAAGTTTGATAGATTGGTTTCTAGTGTTAAGGAGACTGTTCAAAGTTCTGATGTCACTAGCACCAAGTCCACAAATGAAAAGGCCGAGAAAACTACAGCTGACAAAGAGGATATTTCCTCCATCTTAAAGATTGGTTCAGTCAGTATTACCCCAAAACAAGGCGAGACTAAACCTTCATCCATCGGCGTCAGTGATAGGGAACCAGTTGATATTGTCACAGTGGGCTCGATGCAAGTCAAAGTTAATGGTTTTTCAGAGTCTTCGAGTGTCTTGAAGGTTGGGAGTATCCCACTGGATCGAAAAGCACTGCAGCTGGACAAAGGAACTGCTTAG
- the LOC107462438 gene encoding uncharacterized protein LOC107462438 isoform X2 produces the protein MFSEGAPEFIVDQNLYYPSATNYGYYCTGFESPVEWEDHHRIFGVDGPEIQYMGAQNESFPYVYYTPSYGYAQSPYNPYNPYIPGAMMGVDGSFGGAQHYYSLPSYQNPVSSPGYIPFVVPPDNLPDSFVDPLIDTSASVSKPDGRGFKHKFNSVSGAFTKNSSKPLSNQASSLARVLEGPRANAGAKKDSNIGSVSGSGFLNMTPSPIHESASAKLRPKFHVGKVPSDVNSNSDVLGEQNRGPRISRSKHQLSVKAYTTKAGDGNTHGNIIIYTDQYNREDFPLEYENAKFFVIKSYSEDDVHKSIKYNVWSSTPHGNKKLESAYEDAKRIAAGKSGGCPIFLFFSVNASGQFCGVAEMVGSVDFNKDMDFWQQDKWSGSFPVKWHIIKDVPNGSFRHIILENNESKPVTNSRDTQEIMYKKGLEMLKIFKSHTLKTTLLDDFMYYENRQKIMQEEKAKLLIKSFQNPLLIPTMEPPRKLNFVVDVTQVNDEKNSKTDDKFDRLVSSVKETVQSSDVTSTKSTNEKAEKTTADKEDISSILKIGSVSITPKQGETKPSSIGVSDREPVDIVTVGSMQVKVNGFSESSSVLKVGSIPLDRKALQLDKGTA, from the exons ATGTTTAGCGAAGGAGCCCCTGAGTTTATTGTTGATCAGAACTTGTATTACCCTTCTGCCACCAATTATGGGTATTACTGTACAG GATTTGAATCACCTGTGGAATGGGAGGACCACCATAGGATTTTTGGTGTAGATGGTCCCGAGATTCAGTACATG GGTGCACAAAACGAAAGTTTTCCATATGTATATTATACACCTAGCTATGGATATGCACAGTCTCCATACAATCCATACAACCCTTATATTCCTGGTGCTATGATGGGAGTTGATGGCTCATTCGGGGGAGCACAACATTATTACTCCCTTCCAAGTTATCAAAACCCTGTTTCCTCACCTGGTTATATTCCTTTTGTTGTTCCACCAGACAATTTACCTGATAGTTTTGTTGATCCATTGATCGATACCAGTGCCTCTGTCAGCAAACCTGATGGAAGAGGTTTTAAACATAAGTTCAATTCAGTTTCTGGTGCCTTTACTAAGAACTCTTCAAAACCATTATCAAATCAGGCAAGTTCCTTGGCCAGGGTATTAGAAGGGCCAAGGGCTAATGCTGGGGCAAAGAAAGATTCGAATATTGGAAGTGTTTCTGGCAGTGGTTTTCTCAACATGACTCCATCACCCATCCATGAG TCTGCTTCTGCCAAACTTCGTCCAAAGTTTCATGTTGGAAAAGTACCAAGTGACGTAAATAGTAACTCTGATGTATTGGGTGAGCAAAACCGAGGCCCTAGAATTAGTAGATCAAAACACCAGCTTTCTGTCAAAGCCTATACAACCAAGGCAGGAGACGGTAACACACATGGGAACATCATCATTTATACCGATCAATATAACAGAGAGGATTTCCCTCTTGAATATGAAAATGCAAAATTTTTTGTCATAAAATCTTATAGTGAGGATGATGTTCACAAAAGCATTAAATATAATGTTTGGTCTTCAACTCCTCATGGTAACAAGAAGCTGGAGAGTGCCTATGAAGATGCTAAGAGAATAGCTGCAGGAAAATCTGGAGGCTGCccaatctttcttttcttttct GTTAATGCGAGTGGGCAGTTTTGTGGGGTCGCTGAGATGGTAGGCTCAGTTGACTTCAATAAAGATATGGACTTTTGGCAACAGGATAAATGGAGTGGGAGCTTCCCTGTAAAGTGGCATATTATAAAAGATGTGCCAAATGGAAGTTTTAGGCACATTATACTAGAGAACAATGAAAGCAAGCCAGTAACTAATAGCAGAGACACACAGGAG ATAATGTATAAGAAAGGTTTGGAAATgctgaaaatatttaaaagtcaTACTTTGAAGACAACTTTGCTTGATGATTTTATGTACTATGAGAACCGTCAGAAGATAATGCAGGAAGAGAAGGCAAAGTTGCTAattaaaagttttcaaaatccatTATTGATACCGACAATGGAACCACCCCGGAAATTGAATTTTGTTGTAGATGTTACGCAAGTCAATGATGAGAAGAATTCAAAGACAGATGATAAGTTTGATAGATTGGTTTCTAGTGTTAAGGAGACTGTTCAAAGTTCTGATGTCACTAGCACCAAGTCCACAAATGAAAAGGCCGAGAAAACTACAGCTGACAAAGAGGATATTTCCTCCATCTTAAAGATTGGTTCAGTCAGTATTACCCCAAAACAAGGCGAGACTAAACCTTCATCCATCGGCGTCAGTGATAGGGAACCAGTTGATATTGTCACAGTGGGCTCGATGCAAGTCAAAGTTAATGGTTTTTCAGAGTCTTCGAGTGTCTTGAAGGTTGGGAGTATCCCACTGGATCGAAAAGCACTGCAGCTGGACAAAGGAACTGCTTAG